A section of the Solitalea canadensis DSM 3403 genome encodes:
- a CDS encoding DUF4983 domain-containing protein → MKSFNLKIHTAFLGMLSASILFVSCEKSQLVSGDSDANLKTEAGTGTKKVLVIGIDGCRQDVMMSANTPNLHSLLTNAVYSLDALTLSPSWSGNGWSTLLTGVNHLKHGITGNDFTIPHDFVTYPNFLKRAESYNSSLRTMSIVHWGPINDYIMENIDVERTFSTDLAVKNNVVSTLNTDNPDILFVHFDDVDHAGHTYGFSSTVSQYVSAINQTDIYVGEILTALRNRPNYANEDWLIIVSPDHGGSDTNHTGVNYEDRNIFSIYHNKNFAANKIEAKTLVSQSTINANIVNYNSKKVYAAVSNAAYNFGTSQNFTIECRIKTTSFSGDPSIVSNKNWASGNNKGFVIAAKGNSWKVNIGDGSNRADFEGGYPINDGNWHHIAVTFTRNGTMKAYQDGMYLGETSIANVQDINSGLPLVIGQDGTKAYSNYVNGQISEVRVWNYALDSSTIINNSCSFVTTSHPKYSNLIGYWKGLNDANKTMIDSSPFARNMTLSGTINRTNTNSSLKCYVAHIVPYMVDYAYSALTWLGVPISPSWNLDGRSWIPTQQ, encoded by the coding sequence ATGAAATCATTCAACTTAAAAATCCATACCGCTTTCTTGGGTATGTTGAGTGCGAGCATACTCTTTGTTTCGTGCGAGAAATCACAATTAGTTAGTGGTGATTCTGATGCTAATTTGAAAACCGAAGCCGGTACTGGTACTAAAAAGGTATTGGTTATCGGTATTGATGGATGCAGACAGGATGTAATGATGTCTGCCAATACACCTAACCTGCACAGTCTTTTAACCAATGCCGTTTATAGTTTGGATGCATTAACCTTATCTCCATCGTGGAGCGGCAATGGCTGGTCTACGCTTTTAACGGGGGTAAATCACCTGAAGCACGGTATTACCGGTAATGATTTTACCATTCCGCACGACTTTGTAACCTATCCTAACTTCTTAAAACGTGCCGAAAGTTATAATTCGTCATTAAGAACCATGTCAATCGTTCATTGGGGTCCGATTAATGATTACATCATGGAAAATATCGATGTGGAAAGAACCTTTTCCACAGATTTAGCAGTGAAAAATAATGTGGTAAGCACCTTAAACACCGATAATCCGGATATTTTATTTGTGCATTTTGACGATGTGGATCACGCAGGACATACCTATGGGTTTAGTTCTACCGTTTCGCAATATGTGAGTGCCATCAATCAAACAGACATTTACGTAGGTGAAATTTTAACTGCTTTACGCAACCGTCCGAATTATGCCAATGAAGATTGGTTAATCATTGTATCTCCGGATCATGGAGGTTCGGATACCAACCACACAGGGGTTAATTATGAAGACAGAAATATTTTCTCCATCTATCACAATAAAAACTTTGCCGCCAATAAGATAGAAGCAAAAACACTTGTTTCGCAATCAACGATCAATGCAAACATCGTAAATTATAATTCGAAGAAAGTTTACGCTGCTGTTTCAAATGCTGCCTATAATTTTGGTACCAGTCAGAATTTTACAATTGAATGCCGCATAAAAACAACGTCATTTAGTGGAGATCCGTCTATTGTATCGAATAAAAACTGGGCTTCGGGCAATAATAAGGGTTTTGTCATTGCTGCCAAAGGAAATTCATGGAAAGTGAATATCGGTGACGGATCTAACCGTGCAGATTTTGAGGGAGGTTATCCGATTAACGATGGTAACTGGCACCATATTGCAGTTACTTTTACCAGAAATGGAACGATGAAAGCCTACCAGGATGGAATGTATCTTGGAGAAACTTCTATAGCTAACGTACAGGATATTAATTCAGGCCTACCTTTGGTAATCGGTCAGGACGGAACCAAAGCCTATTCTAATTATGTAAACGGTCAGATTTCAGAGGTTCGTGTTTGGAACTATGCACTTGATTCATCCACAATTATAAATAACTCTTGTTCATTTGTAACCACCAGCCATCCTAAATACAGTAATTTAATTGGTTACTGGAAAGGGTTGAATGATGCGAACAAAACAATGATTGATAGTAGTCCCTTTGCCCGAAACATGACCCTTTCGGGCACTATCAACAGAACCAATACCAATTCATCTTTAAAATGTTATGTAGCGCATATTGTGCCTTATATGGTTGATTATGCTTACTCTGCATTAACATGGTTAGGTGTTCCTATCTCTCCCTCGTGGAACTTAGACGGGCGTTCATGGATTCCAACACAACAATAA
- a CDS encoding triple tyrosine motif-containing protein, which produces MIKVTFKKHSLSFILSLFFISSFQSLASDIKNVGVPFVENYSKNIYMAGNQNWSVVRDNNGVMYYGNSEGLLSYDGRSWQLYKMPNKVIVRSVATDNKGKVYAGGYGEFGYWSYADNGKFQFTSLNKEIAKAHPLESEIWKIYIEKDKVIFQSFDCVYIYQNGKVTAIDVQEPFLFLLKAGSRYFIEILGKGLYELKNSKLEFIPGSESLANTEVLSVLPYNNNFLIGTSKHGLYVYDGNSIRPWNTIASDFLKTYQLNNGVPLFGKYLVYGTILNGLIITDYAGNIIQHINKTSGLQNNTILNLYLDQHQNLWTGLDNGIDRIELNSPLYYYFDKSGRFGTVYSSIIHQDKVYIGTNQGLFYSDWPTNPKEFHSFNFKFVPNSQGQVWDLSLIDDQLISGTNEGSYLVNNSTIRKISDINGGWVIKKVVDHPDYLMQGTYLGVAIYKKDERGNWMFSHLLKNFNEPARYIEQDEKGMLWIAHAYKGVYRAVLSPDLKLATAVNYYDVNSGLPHTNNINLFKFEGRIIFSTDNGFYLFDDFSNKFKPYKELNTSLGTFAYSNKVIKAEEKQYWFINHGKIAFVDLSTSGKVIVDSNKFSTLNGRMVQYYENINRINKSLYLISVDDGFVLYNEDNTADSKYKELPKVLIRKIDNANDHITTIAEGDATIKEITLPYSKNNIRISFSLPYYEKSLIQFQYFLEGYSGQWSEWSTQTQKDFTNLSSGDYEFMVRARINGNLVTKITTFKFNVSPPWYSSIWAWIIYFMLAVAGVVQFRRIYFKKLERARLAIQHQLEKEQEEYIKYEAIISERKISEMHKEQLEADLASKNREMANTAMNIVYKNELLEKIKEEILNLTDSSGKKLSSSQLKKIQKVIDEGMSDDRDWNIFESSFNEAHGNFFKKLKTNYCGLVPNDLKLCAYLRMNMSSKEVASLLNITVRGVEIRRYRLRKKLNLPHDKNLTEFLLEL; this is translated from the coding sequence ATGATTAAAGTAACTTTTAAGAAGCACAGCCTTTCTTTTATTCTTTCCCTATTTTTCATTAGCAGCTTTCAAAGTTTAGCTTCCGACATAAAAAATGTAGGAGTTCCTTTTGTAGAAAATTATTCCAAAAACATTTACATGGCTGGTAATCAAAACTGGTCAGTAGTAAGGGATAATAATGGTGTGATGTATTATGGTAATTCAGAAGGATTATTAAGTTATGATGGGCGTTCCTGGCAGTTATACAAAATGCCAAATAAAGTTATTGTTCGTAGTGTGGCAACCGATAATAAAGGAAAAGTTTATGCGGGAGGGTATGGCGAATTTGGCTACTGGTCTTATGCTGATAACGGCAAATTTCAATTTACATCCCTTAACAAGGAAATAGCGAAAGCACATCCGTTAGAGAGTGAGATTTGGAAAATTTATATAGAAAAAGATAAAGTAATCTTCCAGTCGTTCGATTGCGTATACATTTATCAAAATGGAAAAGTTACTGCGATTGATGTGCAGGAGCCTTTTTTATTTCTTTTAAAAGCAGGGAGCCGTTATTTTATCGAAATTTTAGGTAAAGGGTTATATGAACTAAAAAACTCAAAACTTGAATTTATTCCAGGAAGTGAGTCTCTTGCAAATACTGAAGTTTTATCAGTATTACCTTATAATAATAATTTTCTGATTGGTACATCGAAACATGGCCTTTATGTTTATGATGGAAATTCAATCCGGCCATGGAATACAATAGCTAGTGATTTTTTAAAGACCTACCAGTTAAATAATGGTGTACCATTATTTGGAAAATACCTTGTTTACGGAACAATTTTAAATGGGTTAATAATCACTGATTATGCAGGAAATATTATACAACATATTAATAAAACAAGCGGTCTCCAGAATAATACCATATTAAATTTATACTTAGATCAGCACCAAAACTTATGGACCGGATTAGATAATGGAATAGATCGGATTGAGCTAAACTCTCCCTTATACTATTATTTTGATAAGTCGGGCAGATTCGGAACGGTTTATTCAAGCATTATTCATCAGGATAAAGTCTATATAGGTACTAATCAAGGATTGTTTTACAGTGATTGGCCAACCAACCCAAAGGAGTTTCATTCGTTTAATTTCAAATTTGTTCCAAATTCACAAGGACAGGTTTGGGATCTGTCGTTAATTGATGATCAATTAATTAGTGGCACTAACGAAGGGTCTTATCTCGTAAATAATAGCACTATTCGTAAAATATCAGATATTAACGGTGGATGGGTAATAAAAAAGGTGGTTGATCATCCTGATTACCTAATGCAAGGGACCTATTTAGGAGTAGCTATTTATAAAAAAGATGAAAGGGGTAATTGGATGTTCTCTCATCTTTTGAAGAATTTTAATGAGCCCGCACGATACATTGAGCAAGATGAAAAAGGTATGTTGTGGATTGCTCATGCCTATAAAGGGGTTTACAGAGCAGTATTATCACCGGATCTTAAGTTGGCAACTGCTGTTAATTATTACGATGTTAATAGCGGATTACCACATACTAATAACATAAACCTCTTTAAATTCGAAGGGCGCATTATTTTTTCTACCGATAATGGATTTTATCTATTTGATGATTTTTCAAACAAATTTAAACCTTATAAAGAGTTAAATACATCGTTAGGCACATTTGCTTATTCAAACAAAGTTATTAAGGCAGAAGAAAAACAGTACTGGTTTATTAATCATGGTAAAATCGCTTTTGTTGATTTAAGTACATCCGGAAAGGTAATTGTTGATTCTAATAAGTTTAGCACCTTGAACGGACGAATGGTGCAGTACTATGAAAATATTAACCGGATCAATAAATCACTTTATTTAATTAGTGTGGATGATGGATTTGTTCTTTACAATGAAGATAACACGGCAGATTCAAAGTATAAGGAACTGCCAAAAGTGTTAATCAGAAAGATTGATAATGCGAATGATCATATCACAACCATTGCTGAAGGTGATGCTACTATTAAAGAAATAACGCTTCCATATAGTAAGAATAACATCAGGATTTCCTTTTCACTCCCCTATTATGAAAAAAGTTTAATTCAGTTTCAATATTTTCTGGAAGGTTATTCCGGACAATGGTCGGAGTGGAGCACGCAAACACAAAAGGATTTTACTAATCTGTCTTCCGGGGATTATGAATTTATGGTAAGGGCTCGAATTAACGGAAATCTGGTAACTAAAATAACAACTTTTAAATTCAATGTTTCACCTCCCTGGTATTCAAGCATATGGGCATGGATTATCTATTTTATGTTAGCTGTTGCCGGTGTAGTTCAATTCCGTAGGATATATTTTAAAAAGTTGGAACGTGCACGTCTTGCAATTCAGCATCAGTTAGAAAAAGAGCAGGAAGAATACATAAAGTATGAAGCTATTATAAGCGAACGAAAAATTAGCGAGATGCACAAGGAACAACTTGAAGCCGACCTTGCAAGTAAAAACCGGGAAATGGCAAATACAGCAATGAATATTGTATACAAAAATGAATTGCTGGAAAAAATAAAAGAAGAAATACTAAATCTCACTGATTCATCAGGCAAAAAACTATCAAGCAGCCAGTTGAAAAAGATACAAAAAGTTATAGATGAAGGAATGAGTGACGACCGGGACTGGAATATATTTGAAAGCAGCTTTAATGAAGCACATGGTAACTTCTTTAAAAAACTTAAAACCAATTACTGTGGACTAGTGCCCAATGACCTTAAATTGTGTGCTTATTTACGGATGAATATGAGTAGTAAAGAGGTGGCTTCCTTGTTGAATATAACAGTTAGAGGAGTCGAAATCAGGAGATATCGTTTAAGAAAAAAATTGAATCTGCCACATGATAAAAATCTCACGGAGTTTCTATTGGAGCTCTAA
- the ku gene encoding non-homologous end joining protein Ku, translated as MKPIWNGMISFGLVSIPIGLEPATQKTGPELHMLDKADHERIKTKKVNENTGKEVTEANIVKGFMYNGDYVILEDEDFEEAAPEKTKLIEIENFIDLKEVDPIYFDTPYYAHPEKRGIKAYTLLRSVLSKSNKAGVGKFVLRTKEYVCLLRAMENVIVVQTLLFPEEVRTTEELNLDEEKISKDELELAIDYIAENTEKFDVSKYHNTYYKALFDRINEKAKGKAPKRGKVIEMKPAAKKNDDLVSQLINSLNTKKKSRSKEVN; from the coding sequence ATGAAACCAATTTGGAATGGAATGATATCCTTTGGATTAGTGAGTATTCCCATCGGATTAGAGCCTGCAACTCAGAAAACTGGTCCCGAATTGCACATGCTTGATAAGGCAGACCATGAACGCATAAAAACTAAAAAGGTTAACGAAAACACAGGTAAAGAAGTGACAGAGGCAAACATTGTAAAAGGGTTCATGTACAATGGTGATTATGTTATTCTTGAAGACGAAGACTTTGAAGAAGCTGCCCCGGAAAAAACCAAACTTATTGAAATAGAGAATTTTATTGATCTTAAAGAAGTTGATCCCATCTATTTTGACACACCTTATTATGCACATCCCGAAAAACGAGGAATTAAAGCTTATACACTTTTGCGTTCTGTTTTAAGCAAAAGCAATAAAGCAGGTGTAGGAAAATTTGTGCTTAGAACAAAGGAATATGTTTGTCTGCTCCGTGCCATGGAAAATGTTATTGTGGTACAAACCCTGTTATTTCCTGAAGAAGTAAGAACAACAGAAGAATTAAACCTGGATGAAGAAAAAATATCAAAAGACGAATTAGAATTGGCCATTGATTACATCGCTGAAAATACCGAAAAATTCGATGTGTCTAAATATCACAATACCTATTACAAAGCATTATTCGACCGAATTAATGAAAAAGCAAAAGGTAAAGCTCCGAAACGAGGTAAGGTTATCGAAATGAAACCGGCTGCTAAAAAGAATGATGATTTGGTTTCTCAACTGATCAATAGTTTAAATACGAAGAAGAAAAGTAGGAGTAAGGAGGTGAATTAG